In Lysobacter luteus, a single window of DNA contains:
- a CDS encoding four-helix bundle copper-binding protein yields the protein MTHHSAADRPQAMNDCIDNCVQCHAICLETINYCLTKGGAHAAPEHISLMATCADICATSADAMLRGSSVHNVICGACAEICRQCAADCESMGDDAQMKRCADICRRCAESCAAMAAAA from the coding sequence ATGACTCACCATTCCGCTGCTGATCGGCCTCAGGCGATGAACGATTGCATTGACAACTGTGTCCAGTGCCATGCGATCTGCTTGGAGACCATCAACTACTGCCTAACCAAAGGAGGCGCACACGCGGCACCAGAACACATCAGCCTGATGGCCACCTGCGCCGACATTTGCGCGACCAGCGCCGACGCGATGTTGCGCGGCTCCAGCGTGCACAACGTCATCTGCGGCGCCTGTGCCGAGATCTGCCGCCAGTGCGCGGCGGACTGCGAGTCCATGGGTGACGACGCGCAGATGAAGCGCTGCGCCGACATCTGTCGACGGTGTGCCGAAAGCTGCGCTGCCATGGCGGCCGCTGCCTGA